ATATCACCCGGGAGACCTTTTCCAGGACCAGGGTAAGGTTTAGGGCCTCAAGGAGATGGGCTCCCACGGTGACCGCCCCATGGCGTTCCAGAACGGCCACCCGGGAGTCCTTTAAGGCCTCGGCCACCGCCCGGGCCAATTCCTCCGAGCCCGGAGGCCAGGCCGGAACCCGGGAGATTTTCCCGAGGAGGAGTTTTCCCTCGTAAAGGTAGTGTCGGGAGAAATCGAAGCCGGAAAGAAGGAGGGCCAGGGTGTATGGGGGATGGGTGTGGACCACCGCCCCTATCCCCGGGTGGGCCCGGTAGAGGGCCAGATGCAGAGGGAGTTCCGAGGTAGGATGTCCGGAAAGGATCTTTCCGGAAAGGTCTACCTCCGCCACCTCCTCCGGGCGCAGGCGGGCCTTGAGCCCCCCGGAAGGGGTCACCAGGATTCGGTCTTTGAGCCTTACCGAAAGGTTCCCTTCCGGTCCGGCAAGAAGTCCCTCCCGGGCCAGATAGCGGGTGGCCCTGGCCAATGCGCGGCGCATCTCTCAGAGGTGGTGGGTGGCAATGTGGGCGGAGAGATCCGGGGTCTTTTCCGGGACCCTTACCGCCTCCTCGTAAAGGGGTTTTTCGACGCGGTAGAAGATCCCTATGGGGATCTCCGCCTCCCGCGCGGAATAGTCCCATTGAAGGGCCAGGTGCAGGGCCGCCTCAAAGTCCGCCGGATCGTGCTCCGGCCCGATCTCCTTTACGTGTTGATTATAAAATTCGTAGGTGTTGAAGAAGGTATAGCAGGGTTGAAGCACGTCGATAAAGGCAAAGCCCCGGTGCTTGAGGGCCTCTTCGATAAGGCCGGCTAAGTGTTCCGGGCGTCCGGCATAGCCCCGGGCCACAAAGGTGGCCCCGCTGGCCAGCATGAGCTCCAGAGGATTAATGGGGGTCTCAGGGCTCCCCTTGGGGGTGGAGCGGCCCTTGAAACCCTTGGGAGAGGTGGGAGT
This portion of the Thermosulfurimonas marina genome encodes:
- a CDS encoding class II aldolase/adducin family protein; this translates as MRRALARATRYLAREGLLAGPEGNLSVRLKDRILVTPSGGLKARLRPEEVAEVDLSGKILSGHPTSELPLHLALYRAHPGIGAVVHTHPPYTLALLLSGFDFSRHYLYEGKLLLGKISRVPAWPPGSEELARAVAEALKDSRVAVLERHGAVTVGAHLLEALNLTLVLEKVSRVIYLALALGKLPPPLEDPLT
- a CDS encoding thiamine pyrophosphate-dependent enzyme, encoding MSLRRRPEALDTYAVNTWCPGCGNFGILTAVKRVLKGWEEREALHRLVMVSGIGCHAKIVDYLAVNSFYSIHGRVLPVAMGLKLARPELTVLGHAGDGDAYGEGIAHLIFAAKRNLDLTLVVHNNSVYGLTTGQFTPTSPKGFKGRSTPKGSPETPINPLELMLASGATFVARGYAGRPEHLAGLIEEALKHRGFAFIDVLQPCYTFFNTYEFYNQHVKEIGPEHDPADFEAALHLALQWDYSAREAEIPIGIFYRVEKPLYEEAVRVPEKTPDLSAHIATHHL